A genomic segment from Aegilops tauschii subsp. strangulata cultivar AL8/78 chromosome 1, Aet v6.0, whole genome shotgun sequence encodes:
- the LOC141022140 gene encoding pectinesterase inhibitor-like, producing MASSSMITFAATLCLVAASAVAVPPATLQETCQSAGEQEALCVQLLSSSPAAQKTPVDTPGLAQAAVMAAGSNATETAAHLQRLFESEDLKKMSPELQRCVEDCTERYQSAAKFLGQASEKMTAGSFDEASVLIDGAQSVVTLCQRSCEGVPQGELTACTKGVDQLCTIAASVTRLVVQK from the exons ATGGCGTCCTCGTCCATGATCACCTTCGCAGCCACCTTGTGCCTTGTGGCCGCTTCCGCCGTCGCCGTTCCGCCGGCCACCCTCCAGGAGACGTGCCAGAGCGCTGGCGAGCAGGAGGCGCTGTGCGTGCAGCTGCTGTCGTCGAGCCCGGCGGCCCAGAAGACGCCGGTGGACACGCCCGGGCTCGCCCAGGCGGCCGTGATGGCGGCGGGGTCGAACGCGACGGAGACGGCGGCGCACCTGCAACGGCTCTTCGAATCCGAAGACCTCAAGAAGATGAGCCCGGAgctccagcgctgcgtcgaggaCTGCACCGAGAG GTACCAGTCGGCCGCGAAGTTCCTGGGCCAAGCATCGGAGAAGATGACCGCGGGCTCCTTCGACGAGGCGAGCGTGCTGATCGACGGCGCGCAGTCGGTGGTGACGCTGTGCCAGCGGTCGTGCGAGGGGGTGCCGCAGGGGGAGCTCACGGCGTGCACCAAAGGCGTCGACCAACTCTGCACCATTGCCGCATCAGTCACTCGGTTGGTCGTTCAGAAGTAA